DNA from Desulfurobacteriaceae bacterium:
TTGACTACTTCTTAAGAAAGAGAAAAAGAAGTTTTTGATATATTTCCTTTGTCCGAAATCCGAAAGGAGGACGACAGATGATTACCATTTTATTTTTAGGGGCAATTATAGTTTTTGTCTTGGCTTATAAGGTCTATGGAAGGTTTCTAAGCAGAAAAGTTCTAGAACTTAACGATGAAAATAAGACTCCTGCTCACACCTTAAACGATGGAGTTGATTACGTTCCAGCTCCTGCGCCAGTTCTTTTAGGACACCACTTCTCATCTATTGCCGGCGCTGGTCCAATAGTTGGTCCAATAACTGCAGCATCGTCCTGGGGGTGGCTACCTGCTTACATATGGATTCTAATTGGAAACATCTTTGTAGGTGGCGTTCACGATATGAGCTCACTTGTTGCCTCCATAAGAAATAAAGCAAAATCCATAGCAGAAATTGGAGGGGCTTATTTAAGCAAAAGGGCAGGGTTTATCTTTAAACTCTTTATATGGTTTGCTCTCCTTTACGTAGTGGCAGTTTTTATCAACGTTGCACAAATTACTTTCAACGCTAAGATGCCCATGATAGAAGATGGAAAAGTAGTTAGTTTTCTTCCAATCGGTGGAGGAGTGGCAACATCTGCTCTAATCTATATCATCTTAGCAGTAGTTTTCGGTTTTCTCGTTTATCATAAAAAGAAAAGCCTTAAGACTTTAACTTTTATTTTTGTCATCTTGGTCTATCTTGCTGTTTATATTGGTCAACAGTTTCCTATACATCTTTCTCCAAATGTGTGGAATGTTCTACTTTTAATTTACGTTGCGGTAGCCTCTGTTACACCAGTTTGGATTTTACTCCAACCGAGAGATTACCTTTCAAGCTTTTTACTTTATGGAGCTGTAATTGGAGCAGGTCTTGGAATTATTTTCTCTTTTGGAAACTTTGAAGTTAACCTTCCTGCCTATAAAGGTTTTACATCAGACATAGGTCCACTTATTCCTCTACTCTTTGTTGTTATCGCCTGTGGTTCTATATCCGGTTTCCACTCTTTGGTTGGTTCTGGAACAACATCTAAGCAACTTGATAAAGAAACCGATGCGTTAAAAGTTGGATACGGAGCAATGCTCTTAGAAGGAATAGTTGCCGTTATGTCAATTATCTTCGTTATGGTTCTTTCAACCCAAGAGCTTGAAATCTTAAAGAAAAACGTTGCTGCAATTTACGGAGAAGGTATTGGAAAGTTCTTAAGCGTTTTTGGAATTCCCCACTACATAGGAATGGCATTTGGTATGCTTGCTCTATCGTCTTTTGTTCTCACAAGTACCGATACAGGAACAAGGCTTGCAAGGTACATCTTCACAGAGTTAACAGGGATAAAAAACAGATTTTTAGCTACAGCAATTTCACTAATAATTCCTGCAATTCTTGTTTTTACAAAATACGAAGATCCTGCGACTCACAAGCTTTTACCGGTATGGAAAGCCCTTTGGCCTGTTTTTGGAGCGACAAACCAGCTTATTGCAGCTTTAGCACTTTTTGTAGTTATGGTTTGGTTAATAAAAACCGGCAAAGGAAAATACTGGTTTGTGGCCGGTATTCCTGCCGTTTTCATGGGAATAATCACAGTTTGGTCTTTAATAATGTTATTTATCAAGTGGAAGTTTTCCCTTGTTGGTATTGCAGCACTTTTACAGGTTGCCTTAGCTGTTTGGGTGTTTGTTGAGGGAGCTCTTGCTTTAAAGAGGCTGAAAAATGAAAGATTGGCTTAATTTTTTTAAACTTTTCTTTAAAGGTACCTTTAGCGATTTAGCAACGGAGAAACTTCAAGCTAAAGCTAAAAACTTAAATGATGACTTCCTTCTACTTATCTTAAGTGAAAGGATAGGGATTCCTAACCCTATGTATTACTATCTTGTAGAGATCCTCCCTTACGTTGCTAAGGATATGAAAGGTTGGAACGTAAGGATGAAAGATACAAAAACCATTCTCAATAGGATTTTTGGAGAACTTGGTGAACCTTAAAGAGAAAATTTTTTTCTTTTCCGGCAAAGGTGGAGTTGGAAAAACAACTCTCTCTTCGGCAATAGCTACCACCTTTGCTGACATGGGATTTAAGACTCTTCTTGTTTCTTTGGACCCAGCCCATTCTCTCTCTCTTACTTTAAATGTAAAGGGACTAGATAATATAAAAAAAATAACTTCTAACCTCTATGCTCTTGAGATTAACGTTGATAATGAAATGAAAAGTTATCTTAAAAGAGTAGAAAAGGAGACTGAAAGAATAGTTAGTCCTGTAATCTTTGAGGAGATAAAAAAACAGATAGAGCTCGCCTACTACTCGCCCGGAGCTTTTGAACTTGCAATTCTTGATATTATTCATAGAGTAGTTTATGAGTCTAAAAATTTTGAAAAGATAGTTTTTGATACTGCCCCTTCTGGATATACCTTAAGGCTTGTGTCTTTACCATCGGTTTTTAACGATTGGATAGATGGATTAATAAACTTGCGAGAGGAAGTTGTAAAATATGAATTTTATGGAAACCTTGAAGAAAAAAGAGAACTTTCAAAGGTTATAGAGAACGATGATGTTATAAAAATCTTAAAAAGAAGGAAGGCACAGTTTGAGTTATTGAGAGAAGTTTTTCTGGGAGAGGAAACGCTTTTTGGAGTGGTGTTAATTCCTCAAAAATTACCAGTAAAGATTGCTAAAAGGACGTTAGAGGAGTTAGAAAGTTTAGGAGTAAAGGTCAACTATCTTTTTGTTAATAAGGTCAAGAGTGAGAAAGAGGTAAAAGAGGTAGAGGAAAATATCCCTAACAGAAAGCTTATATTGATTAAGGAACTAGAAAGAGAACCTATTGGAATTAAATCTCTCCTTTCAATAGGCAGAGAAGTTTTAAAACAATTTTAAGTTTAAACCTATATTTCAAATAAACACTTTGAAAGTTAAGGATAGATAAATGAAGAAAGTGGCTTTTTGTACATTTGGATGTAAAATGAACTTTTTTGAAACAGCTTATATGGAAGAACAGTTTAGAAAGATGGGATATGAGATTGTCGATTTTTCTGAGAAAGCCGACATATACATCATAAACACATGCACAGTTACAAAACTTGCAGATTCTAAGTCAAGGAAGGCAATAAGAAGAGCCAAAAGACAAAATCCCAGCGCTTTAGTTGTTGCTACAGGTTGTTATTCTGAAGTGTATAAAGAAGAAGTTGAAAAGGTTGAAGAGGCCGATCTTATTACTGGAAACTTAGAAAAGTTTCAAATAGTTGACCTTATTGAAAAAAGATTAAAAGGAAATTTACCAAGGATTTGTGTCAAAGGAGTTTGGAACGAGAAAAACTTTTATCCATTAACAATCAGAAGTGTTGAAGGAAGAACAAGAGCCTTTTTAAAAATTCAACAAGGTTGTGAACTCTTTTGTTCTTATTGTGTAATTCCTAAGGCAAGAGGACGAATGCTAAGTCTTCCACTAGATGAAGTTATAAAACAAGTAGAAGAGCTGGTTGACGCAGGCTATAAAGAAATAGTCCTTACAGGAACACATCTTGGAGCTTACGGGATTGATCTTAAAGAGAACATAAACCTTGCAAAGCTTTTAAAGAAACTAATAGAAGTTCCTAATCTTTATAGAATAAGAATTAGTTCCGTGGAGCCTATGGAGTTTGACGATGAACTTATAGAAGTAGTAACCTCTTCAGAAAAAATAGCACCACACCTTCATATCCCTCTTCAGAGTGGAAGTAACAGAATTTTGGATTTAATGAGAAGAAGATATAGCAGAGAAGAATACAGAAATGTTATAGAAAAGATTCTCACTAAAAACAATGAGATCTGTATCGGTACAGACGTAATGGTTGGTTTTCCTACTGAAAGCGATGAAGATTTTGAGGAAACAAGGAAGTTAATAGAAGAAATACCTTTTGGATATTTACACGTTTTTCCCTACTCTCCAAGAAAAAGAACGGTTGCATACAAAATGGGAGATACTGTACATCCTTCTAAGAAAAAAGAAAGAGCAGAGATTTTAAGGGAATTGGGGAAAGAAAAAAGTATTGCTTATAGAAGCCGTTTTATTGGAAAAAAACTAGATGGTTTGGTTTTAGAAGGTAAGAAAGTTTTAACAGGAAACTACATAACTTTAAAAGTTGATAAGGAAATAAAAGCTGGTGAAATAGCAAACGTTGTTCTAGAAAGCATTGGAGAGGAAAGGGAAGAGAACTATGGGAAAGTAATCTAGGGTCTATCAAATCCGGGGATTCTTGGTATTTTTCTTAGTTTGCTGTTCTTGAAATACCATCCCCAAAGTTTCTTTATGTGATGCCCAATTACTGGTAAAGGTAACATAACTGAACGTTTATCATCTCTATAAACTAAAGCTCCCCCCATCGTTCCCATATCCATTAGACAAACTATACTCAAGTGGCTTAGGTATTCTTCCCTTTTATTAAATCCCTTCTCCTTGTAGTAAATGTTCCTTGCCACAATCCTACCCATAACTTCTGCTAAATGTCCTTGTTTTGCCTTCCAACTTGGACCATCTATTGCAGCGCTGTCCCCGATAGCCCAAACGGTTTCATTGGTTCCTACAACTTCGCAAGTTGGATTTATCTTTACAAATCCTGCTTCATTCAGGGGAAGATCCGAGTTTTTGAAAACCTCGTGTCCGGTGCTTGCAGGAATGAACATCGTTAAGTCCGACTTTAACTTTGATCCATCCTCAAAAACGATTCCATCTTTCTGGAATTCTTTTATCCTC
Protein-coding regions in this window:
- the mtaB gene encoding tRNA (N(6)-L-threonylcarbamoyladenosine(37)-C(2))-methylthiotransferase MtaB; amino-acid sequence: MKKVAFCTFGCKMNFFETAYMEEQFRKMGYEIVDFSEKADIYIINTCTVTKLADSKSRKAIRRAKRQNPSALVVATGCYSEVYKEEVEKVEEADLITGNLEKFQIVDLIEKRLKGNLPRICVKGVWNEKNFYPLTIRSVEGRTRAFLKIQQGCELFCSYCVIPKARGRMLSLPLDEVIKQVEELVDAGYKEIVLTGTHLGAYGIDLKENINLAKLLKKLIEVPNLYRIRISSVEPMEFDDELIEVVTSSEKIAPHLHIPLQSGSNRILDLMRRRYSREEYRNVIEKILTKNNEICIGTDVMVGFPTESDEDFEETRKLIEEIPFGYLHVFPYSPRKRTVAYKMGDTVHPSKKKERAEILRELGKEKSIAYRSRFIGKKLDGLVLEGKKVLTGNYITLKVDKEIKAGEIANVVLESIGEEREENYGKVI
- a CDS encoding carbon starvation protein A gives rise to the protein MITILFLGAIIVFVLAYKVYGRFLSRKVLELNDENKTPAHTLNDGVDYVPAPAPVLLGHHFSSIAGAGPIVGPITAASSWGWLPAYIWILIGNIFVGGVHDMSSLVASIRNKAKSIAEIGGAYLSKRAGFIFKLFIWFALLYVVAVFINVAQITFNAKMPMIEDGKVVSFLPIGGGVATSALIYIILAVVFGFLVYHKKKSLKTLTFIFVILVYLAVYIGQQFPIHLSPNVWNVLLLIYVAVASVTPVWILLQPRDYLSSFLLYGAVIGAGLGIIFSFGNFEVNLPAYKGFTSDIGPLIPLLFVVIACGSISGFHSLVGSGTTSKQLDKETDALKVGYGAMLLEGIVAVMSIIFVMVLSTQELEILKKNVAAIYGEGIGKFLSVFGIPHYIGMAFGMLALSSFVLTSTDTGTRLARYIFTELTGIKNRFLATAISLIIPAILVFTKYEDPATHKLLPVWKALWPVFGATNQLIAALALFVVMVWLIKTGKGKYWFVAGIPAVFMGIITVWSLIMLFIKWKFSLVGIAALLQVALAVWVFVEGALALKRLKNERLA
- a CDS encoding ArsA family ATPase, which gives rise to MNLKEKIFFFSGKGGVGKTTLSSAIATTFADMGFKTLLVSLDPAHSLSLTLNVKGLDNIKKITSNLYALEINVDNEMKSYLKRVEKETERIVSPVIFEEIKKQIELAYYSPGAFELAILDIIHRVVYESKNFEKIVFDTAPSGYTLRLVSLPSVFNDWIDGLINLREEVVKYEFYGNLEEKRELSKVIENDDVIKILKRRKAQFELLREVFLGEETLFGVVLIPQKLPVKIAKRTLEELESLGVKVNYLFVNKVKSEKEVKEVEENIPNRKLILIKELEREPIGIKSLLSIGREVLKQF